A single genomic interval of Streptomyces graminofaciens harbors:
- a CDS encoding APC family permease: MAVDEGVAPAAGTTGQGAVHRLKPNAVGLLGVVFMAVATAAPITAMTGNVPFMVSSGNGIGAPASYLVAMVVLAIFSVGFTSMAKHITSTGAFYGFISYGLGRTIGLASGLLATFAYVVFEPALIGIFSVFAETTLKDQTGVSVPWWVFAVLMLGINAMGTWFGVSVAEKLLVVLLATEVTVLAAMAVSVAFHGGGPHGFTFGPVNPVNAFQGTSAGLGLFFAFWSWVGFESTAMYGEESRDPKKIIPKATMISVLGVGVFYVFVSWMAIIGNGEKEAVAAASSANPLAMFFNPTEQYVGHWAVVIMQWLMITGSLACGMAFHNCAARYMYALGREGVLPSLQRTVGRTHPNHGSPHIAGLVQTVVSGVLLAAFAVAGKDPYTGTYVLLAILGTMAILVVQAVCSFAVLAYFRSHHPESRHWFRTLVAPLVGGVAMLAVVVLLVSNMAVAAGPESGSFVLRATPWIVALVAVGGIVYAQYLKHRAPERYALLGRTVLEETKER; the protein is encoded by the coding sequence ATGGCAGTGGACGAGGGCGTCGCCCCGGCGGCGGGCACAACGGGACAAGGGGCTGTTCACCGGCTCAAGCCCAATGCGGTCGGCCTGCTCGGTGTGGTGTTCATGGCCGTCGCCACGGCCGCCCCGATCACCGCGATGACGGGCAACGTGCCCTTCATGGTCTCGTCCGGCAACGGCATCGGGGCCCCTGCAAGTTATCTCGTCGCAATGGTCGTCCTGGCGATCTTTTCCGTCGGTTTCACCTCGATGGCGAAGCACATCACGTCAACCGGAGCCTTCTACGGCTTCATCTCCTACGGCCTCGGCCGCACGATCGGCCTCGCCTCCGGCCTCCTCGCGACCTTCGCGTACGTCGTCTTCGAACCGGCCCTCATCGGCATCTTCTCGGTCTTCGCGGAGACGACCCTGAAGGACCAGACGGGGGTGTCGGTGCCCTGGTGGGTCTTCGCGGTCCTGATGCTGGGCATCAACGCCATGGGCACGTGGTTCGGCGTCTCGGTGGCCGAGAAGCTCCTCGTCGTCCTCCTCGCCACCGAGGTCACGGTCCTCGCCGCCATGGCCGTCTCGGTCGCGTTCCACGGCGGCGGCCCGCACGGCTTCACCTTCGGCCCCGTCAACCCCGTGAACGCCTTCCAGGGCACCTCCGCGGGCCTCGGCCTCTTCTTCGCGTTCTGGTCGTGGGTCGGCTTCGAGTCGACGGCGATGTACGGCGAGGAGTCCCGCGACCCGAAGAAGATCATCCCCAAGGCGACGATGATCTCCGTCCTCGGCGTCGGCGTCTTCTACGTCTTCGTCTCCTGGATGGCCATCATCGGCAACGGCGAGAAGGAGGCGGTGGCCGCGGCCTCCTCCGCGAACCCCCTCGCCATGTTCTTCAACCCCACCGAGCAGTACGTCGGCCACTGGGCGGTCGTCATCATGCAGTGGCTGATGATCACGGGCTCGCTGGCCTGCGGCATGGCCTTCCACAACTGCGCGGCACGCTACATGTACGCGCTCGGCCGCGAAGGCGTCCTGCCCTCGCTCCAGCGCACCGTGGGCCGCACCCACCCGAACCACGGCTCCCCGCACATCGCGGGCCTGGTCCAGACGGTGGTGAGCGGCGTGCTGCTCGCCGCGTTCGCCGTGGCCGGAAAGGACCCGTACACCGGTACGTACGTGCTGCTCGCGATCCTCGGCACGATGGCCATCCTGGTCGTCCAGGCGGTCTGTTCCTTCGCGGTGCTGGCCTACTTCCGCTCCCACCACCCCGAGAGCCGCCACTGGTTCAGGACGCTGGTGGCTCCGCTGGTGGGCGGGGTGGCGATGCTCGCGGTGGTCGTGCTGCTGGTGTCCAACATGGCGGTCGCCGCCGGGCCCGAGTCCGGTTCCTTCGTCCTGCGGGCCACCCCGTGGATCGTCGCGCTGGTCGCGGTGGGCGGCATCGTGTACGCGCAGTATCTGAAGCACCGGGCGCCCGAGCGGTACGCGCTGCTGGGGCGGACGGTGCTGGAGGAGACGAAGGAGCGGTAG